tctagaTTTGGCTTATGAAGCTGCGAGACGATCGGCATGGCCACCCCAGTCAGCGTCAAccaataaaggtaaaaaaaaagtggcgAATACCATTATTATAAAGATATTACTGTCAGTCTCTGTAACTAGTTACACAGTGTTGGAAGCATTGTGACCTTTCTCTGCATATGTATGTGTTAGTTTCACAGTCCTCACCAGCCATTGTAACCAAAACAGAGGAACAAAGACCACAGCTTGGTgagaattatttattattattaattattattacttgcTTATTTTTCACTTCAGTGTATGCAGACCTAAAACAGGTTATAAGCAATGTACTGTGGCATTTCTCAATATATTGCTGtagtacaaataaatatttaattgtatcTATTATGCCACTATTAAATATTGTAATGAGTCATTTGTAATCATCGCACTAACTGAACTTCGCATATGACAGATCCATATCAGGTTTTGGGACCAACAAGCATCAGGCTGGCAAACCCAGGTAACATTTGAATTGTACTGTCAATAAAGTTTGTATCCTTACTATAGATGTCATCTTAAAGGTACAACTTGTTCTTTCAAAGTAGCACAAAGgaaaagatctgttgtaaagacATTGCCAGtttgaaatgtaaaagtggCACAGGTATCTGCAGGCAAAGCTACCGCTCTGTCCCGATTCATGTTTTTTCTTCAAAATCTGTTaacgctcctcgctcactccataGGCTCACTAGGTAAGTGGACTCCCCTTCTGCATGTGTGAGAGGGGGCAGGGCCACAGGAATGGGCACCGGCTGGTAAATAATCCCCGCTAATGGATCTCGGGCTTCTCCCAGCGCTATAAAAGAAAGGTGTTTGTTTATGTCTGCCTGGACCTGGAAAAACTATAAAGCTGAGTCACGTGGGGGATgcaaaaaagtgtgaaaagtgtCATGCAAGAGGCACATGAAGAGCCGTATGAGGATGCtcgcaggagctgctgtccacgCGGTCCCACTCTTCACGCCGccgaagagggaaaaaaggcCGCTGCACATCCACGTTAAGGCCCCATTCCCAGCCGAGAAACAAGCTGAACCTCAGGAGGGACTCTGGCCTGAGGCTGTGCCCAATGGAGAGCTGGAAGTGTCTGGTTGGCCAGGTCAGCGGGAGGAGTGATCATGGAGATGCGGGAGTTGCTGTCCACTTTGCCACTCTGCTTGCCACCATTGCTCGCCtgcctgtgcccgcatgccagttgGCATTGCCACATCTTTAATAAAACCCCCCTTTTTCCCTTGTGTTTGTGGTGTCGCCCATGTGTCAAACTTAATACAAGAGCCagacctttttctatttttaatgtagtctcaAGGGGTAATTCTCCAAGCATCATAAGTGACTCTCATTTTTgggaaatttttgtttttaattttcagtccagttcctgtgcctgaccagtttcacagaaatgcttttttttgacatatgaatcattcaaggATTGAAGAAACATCTAACTGGACCTGTGAATAACAGATCATGACAGATAATCAGACCGGTGATTAGTACACTGGTAATGCTGAACATTAAGTGGTTGAGAGTGGAAATGAGGTtactgctgaggttgttacatacaaccatttttaaaattgcatctttaggcactttgcatgGTGTCACTGTAAAACATTCCTCCCCATTCCTCTCATTTAAtctgaatattttaattaatgtaatttattataagGATATAAGTGGTGTCTcctgacttttgcacagtactgtctATCTGTCGTACTATCTATTAGTCTTTCTATCTTTTTACATGTCTATACATCTAGACATACAATTTTTTCGTTCTAGTGGATTGCAGTGGATCTTGTTAAACCTAATATTTTGGGATTCTGTTAACATATTTTCTGGCCCAGAACTAGCTCCACCCCCAGCTGGAAAAAAGATGTCTATGTAGTTTTAATACAGCCTCTGGGTTCTGTTCAGGATGCAGAAGCTCTGTTGATGTATTTAAACAATTGTTTTACAGGAACCACTGGGCATTAACATTTATAAAGGGCCTCTTTATGTCTGATTGCTGTGCAGTATGGTGATGGTGTGGGAATATTGTGGTACATACAAGTTTGCCTGAGTGCCACATaaggaaatgtttttatttaattagtttagaAATATTTTTGACTCATTACAACTCGCATATGTTATTATGGTAATATTAATCTAACATTTAACCTGACACATACCTGATTTACTTGAGCTAATGTTCTCTAGCTGCCACATTTTCTCTGTTTTGAAAGTCAGTTTTAATGTGGAGGATCTTTTAACATTCTGTTTTATTCTAAGTGGTGTGTGATCCTTTCCACAGGTTCGGGCCAGATCCAGCTGTGGCAGTTCCTGCTGGAGCTGCTCTCGGACAGCGCAAACTCAAGCTGCATCACATGGGAGGGCACGAATGGGGAGTTCAAGATGACCGACCCTGATGAGGTGGCTCGGCGCTGGGGAGAGCGTAAGAGCAAACCCAACATGAACTACGACAAGCTGAGCCGTGCTCTGCGCTACTACTACGACAAAAACATCATGACCAAAGTGCACGGCAAGCGCTATGCCTACAAGTTTGACTTCCACGGCATTAACCAGGCCACACAGCCTCATCCTCCTGAGTCAGCCATGTACAAATACCCTTCTGATCTGCCCTATGTGAGCTATACGCAGAAAATGAACTTTGTGTCACCTCACCCCCAGGCGCTGCCTGTCACGTCCTCCGGCTTCTTCGGTGCACCAAACCCTTACTGGAACTCACCCGGAGCCGGCATCTACCCCAGCCCACGACATCCAGCCACCCACATGCCTCCTCACCTTGGCACCTATTACTAGGTGTCTCAGTGTAGACAGGAAAATAACAGCATCTCCCCAAAGTTTAACTGGAGCTCCCCCAAGAGGCTGAAAATAACAGCTTCGTGTTGAGCCAGGGAACTTGATATGGTGGTGTAATTATCTACACAGGAGGAGTACATGGGAAAATAACCGTGGGATGTTGTAACCAATACCAGTTCTTAATTAAATTTAGACCAGTGAGTCTAAATTACAGCAGATTATCCAAGAAATGCAAAATAACAATGCAAACAAAAGGTCCTGCACAATTTGGCTAcaatgcaagtaaaaaaaattcaaggtcAAGTATCTTGTACATGCTGCCTGGAAGCATGCAACAATTCTTATGGGCATAAGATTGCCTCTGGACATGTTCAAGACTGGGAGGGCAGAAATAGGTCATTTAGAGAATGTGAAAGAGGACAATTGAGCAAGTtgcatttatgtaaaaaaaggGCTTTTAATTCACCAAAGATAAAAAGTGTAGGTGCATGAACAGTTATGATATATTCTATATGTTTTAAGTGTTAAACTACCTTAATTTGAACAAACATATCAGAGAGAGTTAGTAGgatgtaaatgaaataaaaggtgGTTAAGGTGTGAAAGTAAGAAATTGACTCATAGtgagaaaaaatagaaaatgttgACTATTAGTCAGGGAACAAGATGAAGGAAAGATAAAGAAAGTATTAAGTATTACTGCTTTGGATATAAACTGCCATATTTATCAGTATTATACTACATAGTAGTTCATATGGCATTATAGAGAGTAAAGAAGGGACATTCACTTGATTGTTTACTCCATAAAGGAAAGAACCTTgaaaatgattttgtaaaaaaaaaaagaaaaactggaaAGGGAAAGTTTCTTTAAGTGTTTTTAATGACCTCAAACATTTTTAGACagaggtggattttttaaatcagcGCCTTTTTGAAGTTCTTCACACATTTGGTGGAGGTTTTACCAAATACCAGTttatgtgttattattattttctgagtCGCGAACGCTGTGCGTTTGTCAGATCGAAGTATACAATTCAgtgttatatttcattttatatgaTAGATATATAACTTATGCATTTAAACACTACGAGTTGATCTCAGCCAGCTGAATACAGACATTTATATGATCGTTTTTAGGGGGGGGGAATACACGGACcaaaatttgcaaaaataagTGAACAGCTGTGGCCTTTGAACTTTAAGCTCTATATATGATTGTTTACAAATGTAAGCCATGTGTGCTGATGTAAATTGAATTGTTTGTGAAAGCTGGTCTGGTTTGGCATTCAGACCCGTCTCAGTTTTAATAGCATTTACAgacatttaaaggaaaaagaaaatctgtaaTTGTCTAATGACTGTACAACTGGACTGATGCGCTGAGATTGCTGACAAATGGAGGAAAACATACTTTCATAAATTATATGATTTTCTACTGAGTAAATttaataaactattttaaaaccaaacttcttttttaatgtataaaacattGTGGTATTATAATAAATTGCACTGGTGGGAAAAGTACACAAatcatttacttaagtaaaagtagaaatacCCCTAAGTTATATATTTCTCACAAAAAATCCTCTTTAGCAattctacttgagtaaaagtacaaaagtactcaCCTTAAAATACTTAACTATTAGTTAAGTCATAGTACAGTaaaagagtctctctctctgtgctgttTCATTGCTGGCTGTACCACCTCCACTTTCAATGTCAAACACTTGCTACATGGATGGGCATTTCACAGAGAGAAGGCAAATCATGTAATTATGCATAATGGATACAACATCATTTAGAAATGTAGTTAATTAGGAAGTATAAATATTTGTTGCACTTAGTTTTGtactggagtaaaagtaaaaactattaaatttaCTCAATTCAAGTACAGATATGCGAAATATGTACGAAAGTACAGTATGAAAGTAAATGCACTTAATTAGTTTTCATCTCTAgtaaattataaataacatttaaaaattttaaatttttgttaaatgaattttatttgcatcacatactgatttattataaacatgctaAGGTTTTCATTGTAATTAAATGATTACTTACAGATGTTTGTCTCATACATTTTGCAAATGTACTAAGGATGCATTACCTGTTttacataataaacaaaaagattttattaaataatgtatatagATAGATGGTAACTGATACCAATGGgaactgtctgtgtgtgtgcgtttgcgtttgcgtgtgtgttcgaaaaaaatgattatagtCGCACCGATACTGTCTAAAATGTTAGTAAAAGTGCTTCAGCCATAATTTGTACAATATACAGATAACCCACCACCTAGTTTACCACTCAGATGTGACATTATTTTGAGTAAGTGTATatagacctacagtatatacctcTAGCTATCTGAGTATATACCTGTATACTCCTGTATATACTCCTATAATGGTCagcttcttttattttgtgtttttatgctttttgttaGATATGCTTATGCCTATATGATTAAGATATAGGCCTACTTAATTCAATTTGAAAGCCCCTTTATTAATATTCTATGTTTTGTAGTTTAACCTGAAAATCTATCATTTTGGCTGCAACCATACTCTATGCACTTTTCTGTCAGGAAATGTAATATGACGAATAGTGTACTTTGAATTCCCTTTGATCTGTATGATGAAGAGGGCTTGGCCGTCTCATAGGCTTTAAAGATGAGTTTTATGTTAAAGCAAATGATTATACTGTCTTACACTGAATGCCTCCTTGGCCATGTGGAACTtgtgtatataatttatgtGCTTTAACTTCATATGCTGTCTTGGTACATGACAGTGTGAGTTTCCCAAAAGTATCTGAGATACGACTGTCTTAACTGGGAAAGAGAGTGTTCATCATAATCTATCATTTACTGTAACAGTGAGGAAACTCAGCTCtatgttcttttattattatcagcGCTCTCTTCTTCTGATTCTTTACGATACTCATTCTCTAACATGAGCTTCTCATTCCTTGACTCCTGAAGAAGCAAGGTGTCATTACTGATCTGAATCTCATCGAAATAGTTAAAGTCTGTGACGAACTTGCCTCCATGAGTACCAAAGAGTACAGGCTTAAACTCATAACCCCAGCGGAACTCTTGAGGAACATAGGAAGTACGGCTTTGGCAGGTGGAAGCTGTGGACTCCATAATGGCATTTAGGGTCACCACAAGTTCAAAATTTCTCACCTTCAAGGTCTCAGCAGTGAGGCTGGCCAGAGGACTACTTTCATTCAGCACATGATAGAAGATAAGAGGCATAACAAGGAAGGGGCACTGCTCGTTGGAATCGAACTGGAAGTCCACAGACTCCTGGTGGAGCTGGATCTTCTCACCCTCTTCAGTGACATAGGGATAAAGCAGCTTGCCTGAGAGCTGACACTGAACCAGTGGACTCCTACGCATATTGGCCACACGAACCATCACACATAACTGGCCCTTATGCTTGGAGACCAGTGCTAACTTGCTAAATTTTACTGTCTCAGAGCGCTTCTTGGGCCGTGCAAGCTTGGCCAGGAAGGCGCCAGTTACAAAGATCTCAGCCAGGCCTGTGAGCACCAGCTGTAACACCAGTGTTAAGATGGCAAGTGGGCACTCCTCTGAGATGTGGCGGAAACCATAGCCGATGGTAGTCTGTGACTCTAGGGAGAATAAGTATGCTCCAGTTAATGTGGCCACATTCATCACGCATGGTGTGTGGTTTGATGCCTGATTGGTGTTAAGGTCATTATGTGCCATTGCAATCAGGTAGAAAAGCATGCCAAAGAAAAACCAGGTTGTGAAAAAGGTGGACACAAAAAGACTAAGTTTGTAACGCCACTTCATGTCCACCACTGTGGTCCAGAGGTCGTGCAGGTAGAGCTTCACCATGCCATCAACGTTATCGATACGGATGTTGTTGTGGCCATCTTTAGACACAACACGCCGCTCAACCTCTCCATTCATCCTGTATATTCAGATAATATTCAGATAAAAGTCAGGTAAAGCCTTTCCAATGCAGAAGAAGTTCAGaaatgatttatattttaacacTGATACAGTTATtgctttgcatttaaaaaaaattaattcatgcAATAACTGCAACTGATTGTTTCAATAATCAAAGAGAATATGTAGACAACTTGATGCTTTGGCTACACACAGATAaacttaatataataattaataataataattagaagtatacagtataataatgatACAATAATGATAGCACTCACTGcacatttaaaatagtttaaacatctgtaataaaacagaatattttttctcctgctattaataatacatttggcTTTGTCgtaaaataattcaataaataataaataaagactcACATTTGACTGCAAATTTTAGACATAATACAAATGAATTTGTACTCACTTTCAAGGTCTTTCGGTTGTGTCTTTGCTGTGGGTATGATTTTGGCTAGACTGCTACTGCCAGTAATGTGAAACCAGGAGGCGTTTACCTCCCTGGACGAATTTCACAATGTCCTTGGTTCTCTATTGTCCTTTCTTAGTGCTAAAGCCAAATGGGGTAACCTGTGAGGCAGGTTTTCTCAATAATTCTTGTCTTTCTCCAATACTCAACATATCAGCAGGAGaggttggaattttttttacttcaaactaacttataaaacacaaacatacacagtaacACATTTGTCTTATTGTCCTTTTTATCTTCCACTGGCATGCATACTGCATTAATGCaggttattaataaatacagattttGTTTCCCTTGTGGACATCATTTAAAGGAATTCCTCCGAAATCAAAAGATATACATATCCTTAAGGGGActgttttttctctccctgCCACCTCACCTCAGGACAACAAGAACACACGTACTGTAAAGGGGTTAAATTGTAAACTAGGTTGGACTTGGCACCTTAGCATTTGGTACCAGTCTGTGAAAACGGCTAAAGCTCCTGCATCCGTTTTCTAATTAAACAGCTCCGTCAGAGATCACACCTCTGTCCTCATCTcataaacagctttttttcgGTGACATGCTATAAGCATTTCATCTATTACCTCAAGTCCAACATAGTATAGGTTAaaatcacagacacacaatgGCAGGTTCGAACATGCCCCTTAAAAGCACGATCTGTAGTATAACTGAATAAATCAGTTTTCCCTCATCATTTCTTCTGCAGAAGACAAATCTCTTATTGTTTACCCAACTACAGAAAATATGACCCCTATTTTAAACCAGTTCCTCATGTAGCACTATGACCTTCTGCCATATGCAGAGGTCAAAAGATTAGACTTTGTAATTGGTCTCATGCCACCACGGTGCTGCCCTCACATCATAACGTTAGTTTGTTATTAAACTAAGAACCATTCCATACAGGTAGTCGTGTGGAACAATGCTACAGACCGGCTCTTATTTctctaatcaggaaaaaaaaatttaaacaacatgttttctttcttttactgaACACATTCATGTGCATTTGTTTATTCTCCTGTAACACACAATTCCAATAAAGTATTGTAAAATTTACAACAAACTACATtatgtttacagtaaataactTTTATACTACATTGTATAAAAGACACATAACGCATTAGGTTTGTTTAACGCAGGGTATGACTGAGCTGAAGAGTCTGGCTTAAGGAAGCAATCAAGGTAGTTTGGTGGTAGTGGGATTTAAACACTTAATCTTGTTCTCTGTGATGTGAAACCttaaccactgatccaccacaACTAGGTCAGCTTACATGCATTCACTGTGATCTTTTAGTGGTGTTATTTCAGTGGTGGAAGTGGTGGTTAAATTAATGCAAGCAAGTTGCCTCGTTCTTGCAGGGGTAatagtggtggctcagtgataaagattttaaatgagCGAGTGTACtattatgtgttatttcatacaATATTAAGATATTATAGGACTtaactgtatatatgttttctttaaTGTACATTTGACAATACTTCCTTTTTTAGCAATGCATCTACTATAAGAACTGAAGTTCAGAAACATGGGGAAGAAAGTTAAAGATTTGCGTAAGTGTAGGTAATAAACAATTGGAAATCAACGTGTACACCTTGTGATTATTTCATGCAGACTTAcgcaaatatttataatttgatACAGACAAGAAGATTACAAGGAtctcttatattattatttcttttggtCCATCCACGTGGGAATGccaatctttggactgtgggaggaaaccaaagtacccggaggaaaccctccaagcatggggagaacatgcaatctccatgcacacttGAGGCAAGAATCAAACACCTCCAAGGTTGGGGTTTGATTCTCAcctcagtgctaaccacaatgcCACCGTGCCACAATTCTTCCTTCTATAATATCTGTAAgtcataataaaaacaattgtaATTTCATGGTAATTGCTATTCACAAATTTATTTGCCATAAAATAGATCTCTTAACATAGTTTTAACATTAGTGATCTCttagttttgtgtgtgcatatgtgtgtgtgagcaggtgcatgtgtgtgtgtgtgtgtgtgtgcacgttttattttttaaatcatccctaccaaaagtctgTCTAATAGCCAAATCCCCACGTAAAATCTAAATACCTCTACTCAACCCATGTTATAGTTTTTTGTTCGAAGAAAATTCAAATACAATGTACAATtccaaatacagtactgtatgtagatgAACAGTTGAAGTTGGGTCATTTGCTTTCAGTGTCAGATCAATGCAAAAATCAGCATTTAACTCCATTTCAAACATTCATACACTACATCtcacttacatacagtatactatcTGCCGGATGCCCATACCCAAAGCAtcatttatcttattatacatctgaacaAGGTTAAGGgtcttactcaagggcccagcTGTGGTAGCTTTATGGTGCTTGGttttgaacctgtgacctttTAATCAGTAGTTCAACCTCCTTAATTACTTCATCTTGGACTACAAACATGAACTTTTTGGACTAAAATATCCAGAATCTGGTTATATCTGGACTCAGTGTTGTCTCTAGACcttatataaatttattcatCACAATGATTGAGTGCAAGGTTTTTGTTCAGCTTTGTACATGCAACTGATCAAATTTTAGCTTATAATTGCTCTTAGATTTTGAATGGTTTCTTGGGTGTTTGATTCTGCCTTGTTCTCTCTGTAATCTCTAAAGTGCCTGTTCCTTGATCTTGTGTATTGTCTGCAGTTTTGGATCTGTTTGCAATTTGGCAGTTCTTTTAGTAAAAGCATTTCACACAGCTGGTGTCGTCTCTGCTGACTGACACTCAGTTGCTTGGCAAAGCAGCACAgctttaaaaatgacaaattgcTCCTTTTAATGATGAGTTGATATGTCCTTCGGAGgggtttgttaaaatgtttctaATCCTAGCAATTCCTTCCCTTTTAATTCAGGGCATATTTTGCCCTTATGCCTGCTTGTAATTATTCTTTTCTGTCTTTGAAACTTGACAGTTGCTATACTTGCACATAATCATTACTAGCAACTCAAGTTACAAGCATGGCATTGGCAATGATAGGTAAAAATAATTCTTTGATATCACATTCTTTAAGATTAGATTATAATATTTGCCTGAAAACAATcaataagtgttttatttaggtgtcaggaaaagaaaagaacacaaGCAGAGAAGAGCAAAAATTGTGGATTAAAGATTTATGCTAGTTACAAACATACCTAGTAATTCAGAGGTTTATCTTAGAAAGCTAGACATAGAATGTTTTAAGAACAATTACACATATTTAAAcattcattgtgtgtgtatatatatatatatatatatatatatatatatatatatatatatatatatatatatatatatatatatatataaacacactatATTTTTTCTCAACTGACTGGTTTGGGTGAATCTATGTCCATGATAAGCTCATATTATTCCTGTTCATGGCAGACAGGAGTGGAACCTGCAATGATATTTAATAGTACTGTAGTTGTCACTGTTGCAGCCCATCCAATGTCTGATGTTTTGTGCATGTTGAGATGCTTGTCTATTCACCATGGTTGCAAAGAATGATTATTTAAGTTACTATATGCTTCCTGGCAGCTCAAACatattgtaaagtttttctaaagttacgtagtaggagagtATTACGCTgaaaaaaaatggccattttggggcacatataaaattatCTCTGCAAACCGGTTAAAGTTAGAAACTTAAAATTGTTAGGAAGGCAAGAATGGTCAATTCCATTTTGCATACACTTCAgaagcttctttggcacacgcatttttttatgataagaGGAGTCAAAATGATTTGACTGTCTcgtttaaaacaataataattaaaaattctaataacacatatttttttatgcgTTTTGATACTAAAATTGATGTACGCttttagaagcatatgacctgtaaacaTAGTTggttaaattaaagcattccgtgcaaaattaaatatttttttccccacaaaatctgtagtgtccataaccatgtcaaattcatgttgcattGTGTGCAATGAAATGtgttcatgtgaaatctaaattggccaagtttcatttgAATGACAATTAtaatcattgaaagatttgaattacAAAAAGTTATAggcactacataaaagggcaggtgtttctttttatttgataaaaatctaaatttaaataaaaatttacaaaaaacgaagcatggattgggagataagaagcattaagttttATGAAAAAGGGTGTTCTTCAATGGTGTAATTAACTTTTTCACCTAGATGAGACTCTTTTTAGCATGTGACATACCTATAGGTTTTTTGAAGTTCAGCTGTGGGAGTTCTGGTCATCGCCTTCTTCCCTAAATTTCATTTAAgtcacttttatttgtatagtgcttttaacaattttttttttgtcgcaaagcagctttatatattcaaaagaaaattatggaaatttgtaatggaattgtgaaaaatgtgtataaattaaaatgattaaataaaccacagttaatcaataaaaacaaagtCTGGCTGTTGGTTGGAACATTAGTAGTTACCTCAGTTAgcacaagctagctagcttagttTTAGATTAGCTAAAATGCTGAAATGGCTTTTGATTGAACTCAGTCATCCATACCCTACATGAAATGGGGGGGTTCGTTGGATATTAACTTTAAGTGTGAAACACAGTAGGCAGTCGGTTAGAACTGTGTGAGATGGTTTCTTAATTGAAGAGAAGCACTCAAGGGGTTGAAAGAGATCTTATTTACTGAAGACTTTGCAGGGATACATGCATGTGTGGTTTTTTCCCATGTACGCACACTGTAACCCAGTACTCGATATCAACTTCTTACATTAACACAGAACTAACTAGAAGGAGGCTGCTGAACTTTCTGTCGTCTCCTGTGCACTGCGTCTCTCTTCCTGCCTGCCGTATAGCTCCGCCTCCTCATGACATGGCAGCCATGCTGCAACTTTGATTGGGCAGAATCTTCTGTGGTCTTAAAGGGAACCGGGCCTTTTGTACAGCCGCCCCCGAGTTCAGGAACTGGAATCGCTCATCAACAAAAGGAATATTGCTGGTCTCAGTCATCCTCGGGTATGGTTGGAAGTTGGATGAGACGGGCCACGACTCGTGTGTAGGTCTTCCCTttgacttctacactggcaGTCCGAACGCGACCATCAGCGCCTGGAAAAACCTTAGTGACCCTGCCTACTGGCCAGAGGGCCCGAGGAAGTTGGGGGTCGATGATTAAAACTACATCTCCGATTTCTATGTCCTTCTTCTCCTTTGTCCATTTCTGCCGTGCTTGAAGACCTGGTAAGTAATACTTTAGGAAATGCCTCCAAAAGTGTTCCGCGAGCAGTTGGCTGTGGCGCCAGCGTCGCCGACTTAGAATCTCTGATTCCTGGTAGATGACTTGGGGTAGTGATGCGTCTCGACGGCCAATCAGGAAGCAGTATAGGGTGATCGGGTCAAGGTCAGCTACGTCGGAGGAGGTATACCCAAGAGGCTTGGAATTAAGGATGCCCTCCACTTCAATCAGAACTGTCTTTAACACTTCCTCCGTAACAGTCTGGGCTCCAATGGTTACTCTGAGAGCTGCCTTAATAGAGCGGATCTCTCTCTCCCAGCATCCACCGAAGTGAGGAGCACTTGGCGGATTGTAAATGAACTTGATCTGCTGCTCGGCAAGATGGCTTTGTAATTCGTCTTGAAGGGTGGCAAAGGCCTCGTTCAGCTCACGTTCCCCTCCCTTAAAATTGGTGCCTCGGTCACACAACAACTCATACGGTTTGCCTCGTCTGGCTATAAACCGTCGCAGAGCCATCAGAAACGAGTCAGAATCGATACTAGTGAGAAGATCAAGATGGGTTGCCCTTGTGGTCATACACTTAA
The sequence above is drawn from the Clarias gariepinus isolate MV-2021 ecotype Netherlands chromosome 17, CGAR_prim_01v2, whole genome shotgun sequence genome and encodes:
- the kcnj15 gene encoding ATP-sensitive inward rectifier potassium channel 15 isoform X2 produces the protein MNGEVERRVVSKDGHNNIRIDNVDGMVKLYLHDLWTTVVDMKWRYKLSLFVSTFFTTWFFFGMLFYLIAMAHNDLNTNQASNHTPCVMNVATLTGAYLFSLESQTTIGYGFRHISEECPLAILTLVLQLVLTGLAEIFVTGAFLAKLARPKKRSETVKFSKLALVSKHKGQLCVMVRVANMRRSPLVQCQLSGKLLYPYVTEEGEKIQLHQESVDFQFDSNEQCPFLVMPLIFYHVLNESSPLASLTAETLKQVFDIESGGGTASNETAQRERLFYCTMT
- the kcnj15 gene encoding ATP-sensitive inward rectifier potassium channel 15 isoform X1, which translates into the protein MNGEVERRVVSKDGHNNIRIDNVDGMVKLYLHDLWTTVVDMKWRYKLSLFVSTFFTTWFFFGMLFYLIAMAHNDLNTNQASNHTPCVMNVATLTGAYLFSLESQTTIGYGFRHISEECPLAILTLVLQLVLTGLAEIFVTGAFLAKLARPKKRSETVKFSKLALVSKHKGQLCVMVRVANMRRSPLVQCQLSGKLLYPYVTEEGEKIQLHQESVDFQFDSNEQCPFLVMPLIFYHVLNESSPLASLTAETLKVRNFELVVTLNAIMESTASTCQSRTSYVPQEFRWGYEFKPVLFGTHGGKFVTDFNYFDEIQISNDTLLLQESRNEKLMLENEYRKESEEESADNNKRT